One genomic segment of Gemmatimonadota bacterium includes these proteins:
- a CDS encoding HDIG domain-containing protein, with translation MNRDDALALLHEHTKTDSLRKHALGVEAAMRHYARKYVEDEEKWGIVGLLHDFDYEATPDPEDHPMRGAKILEEQGYPEDVIYAIKSHATYLGLERRSLMDKTLFAVDELVGFITAVALVRPSGSVHEVRVKSVRKKMKAIAFARAVSREDIVEGAESLGLDLGDHIANVIEAMQGEAAALGLAGS, from the coding sequence TTGAACCGCGACGACGCGCTCGCATTGCTGCACGAACACACGAAGACGGACAGCCTGCGGAAGCACGCCCTGGGCGTGGAGGCCGCCATGCGCCACTACGCCAGGAAGTACGTCGAGGACGAGGAGAAATGGGGCATCGTGGGCCTGCTGCACGACTTCGACTACGAAGCCACGCCCGACCCCGAGGACCATCCCATGCGCGGGGCGAAAATCCTGGAGGAGCAGGGCTATCCCGAGGACGTCATCTACGCCATCAAGTCCCACGCCACCTACCTCGGCCTCGAACGGCGCAGCCTGATGGACAAGACGCTCTTCGCCGTGGATGAACTCGTGGGGTTCATCACCGCGGTCGCCCTCGTGCGTCCCTCCGGAAGCGTGCACGAGGTGAGGGTGAAATCCGTGCGCAAGAAGATGAAGGCCATCGCCTTCGCCCGGGCCGTTTCCCGCGAGGACATCGTCGAAGGGGCCGAAAGTCTCGGCCTCGATCTGGGCGATCACATCGCCAACGTCATCGAGGCCATGCAGGGCGAAGCCGCCGCGCTGGGTCTCGCCGGTTCCTAG
- a CDS encoding methylmalonyl-CoA mutase — translation MDAGKESLETARKAWEEQKLKPALERLPERSDRFETGSGIPVKRLYTPEDTANIDPDADIGMPGEYPFTRGIRPTMYRGRLWTMRQYAGFGSAEETNARYRYLLSQGQTGLSVAFDLPTQIGYDSDHPVVAGEVGRTGVAISTIDDMRTLFDEIPQESVSTSLTINATATVLVALYAAVAEERGVPLERLAGTVQNDILKEYIARGTFIYPPGPSLRLATDLIRFCAGSMPKWNPISISGYHIREAGATAVQEVAFTLANGLGYVKAVTDAGMDVDAFAPQLSFFFNAHNQFFEEVAKFRAARRLWARLMRERVGAKNPRSWQLRFHTQTGGSTLTAQQPENNVVRVALQALAAVCGGTQSLHTNSLDEALALPSESAATLALRTQQVIAHETGAADTVDPFAGSYFVEALTGEIEAAARAHLERIDGYGGALGAIEAGYPQEEISRSAYACQMAVEREEQVIVGVNRFTGDDEEGPAPFPIDPAIEARQVERVRAFRKERDGRASARALEALESSARTQDNLMPLIIDAVRGRATLGEICDTLRDVFGEYRRPERF, via the coding sequence ATGGATGCTGGCAAGGAATCCCTTGAAACGGCCCGGAAAGCATGGGAAGAGCAGAAGTTGAAGCCGGCGCTGGAGCGGCTGCCCGAACGCAGCGACCGTTTCGAGACCGGCTCCGGCATTCCCGTGAAGCGGCTGTACACGCCCGAGGACACGGCAAACATCGATCCGGATGCCGATATCGGAATGCCGGGGGAGTATCCCTTTACGCGGGGCATCCGCCCGACCATGTACCGCGGTCGGCTCTGGACGATGCGGCAATACGCGGGATTCGGTTCGGCCGAAGAGACCAACGCCCGTTACCGGTACCTCCTGTCCCAGGGCCAGACCGGGCTTTCCGTGGCCTTCGACCTGCCCACCCAGATCGGCTATGATTCCGATCATCCCGTGGTGGCCGGGGAGGTTGGCCGCACGGGCGTGGCGATATCCACGATCGACGACATGCGGACCCTCTTCGATGAAATCCCGCAGGAGTCGGTCAGCACTTCACTCACCATCAACGCCACGGCCACGGTGCTTGTGGCGCTCTACGCGGCCGTGGCCGAAGAGCGCGGCGTACCGCTGGAGCGGCTCGCGGGTACGGTCCAGAACGACATCCTGAAGGAATACATCGCGCGGGGCACCTTCATCTACCCGCCTGGTCCCTCCCTGCGCCTGGCCACCGACCTGATCCGGTTCTGCGCCGGCAGCATGCCGAAATGGAACCCTATCAGCATCAGCGGGTACCACATAAGGGAAGCGGGCGCCACGGCCGTGCAGGAGGTCGCCTTCACCCTCGCCAACGGGCTGGGGTACGTGAAGGCGGTCACGGACGCCGGGATGGACGTGGACGCCTTCGCGCCCCAGCTCTCCTTCTTCTTCAACGCCCACAACCAGTTCTTCGAAGAGGTGGCCAAGTTCCGCGCGGCCCGGCGGCTCTGGGCCCGGCTCATGCGGGAAAGGGTGGGGGCGAAGAACCCCCGGTCCTGGCAGCTCAGGTTTCACACACAGACCGGCGGATCGACGCTGACCGCGCAGCAGCCGGAGAACAACGTCGTGCGGGTGGCGCTGCAGGCCCTGGCGGCGGTGTGCGGCGGCACACAGTCCCTCCATACCAACAGTCTCGACGAAGCGCTCGCCCTGCCCTCCGAATCGGCGGCGACCCTGGCCCTGAGGACGCAGCAGGTCATCGCCCACGAGACCGGGGCGGCCGACACGGTGGACCCCTTTGCCGGGTCCTATTTCGTGGAAGCGCTGACCGGCGAGATCGAGGCGGCGGCGAGGGCGCATCTGGAACGCATCGACGGTTACGGCGGCGCCCTGGGGGCCATCGAGGCGGGTTATCCCCAGGAGGAGATCAGCCGCAGCGCCTATGCCTGCCAGATGGCCGTCGAACGGGAAGAACAAGTCATCGTGGGGGTGAACCGCTTTACCGGCGATGATGAGGAGGGGCCGGCGCCTTTTCCAATCGATCCCGCCATCGAAGCACGCCAGGTGGAACGGGTGCGCGCTTTCAGGAAGGAGCGGGACGGGCGGGCCTCGGCACGGGCGCTCGAGGCGCTCGAATCGTCGGCCCGCACGCAGGACAACCTGATGCCGCTGATCATCGATGCCGTGCGCGGGCGGGCCACCCTGGGCGAGATCTGCGATACGCTCCGCGACGTCTTCGGAGAATACCGGCGCCCAGAGCGGTTTTGA
- the mce gene encoding methylmalonyl-CoA epimerase: MSKDLPEKSARVAHIGIAVRDLDEALRLYHEALGLPLLGRESVESDGVNVAFLPAGDTELELLEATAPESPVARFIEKHGEGIHHIALEVDDVAESLKNLRDRGYRLIDEEPRIGAGGVRVAFVHPRSTSGVLIELCEKGGDGRPRQP, translated from the coding sequence ATGTCGAAGGACCTGCCTGAAAAGTCCGCCCGCGTCGCCCACATCGGGATCGCCGTGCGCGATCTGGACGAAGCGCTTCGCCTGTACCACGAGGCCCTCGGGCTGCCGCTGCTCGGCCGGGAGTCCGTGGAGAGCGACGGCGTCAACGTGGCCTTCCTTCCCGCTGGAGACACCGAGCTGGAGCTCTTGGAGGCGACGGCCCCGGAGAGTCCGGTGGCCCGTTTCATCGAGAAGCACGGGGAGGGCATCCACCATATCGCCCTGGAAGTCGACGACGTGGCGGAATCGCTGAAGAACTTGCGCGACCGCGGGTACCGGCTGATCGACGAGGAACCGCGCATCGGGGCGGGAGGCGTCCGGGTCGCCTTCGTGCATCCACGGAGCACAAGCGGCGTACTGATCGAACTGTGTGAGAAGGGCGGGGACGGCAGGCCGCGACAGCCGTAA